The following is a genomic window from Miscanthus floridulus cultivar M001 chromosome 14, ASM1932011v1, whole genome shotgun sequence.
TCTATTCTCACAAGAAAACGTTGATATTGCCATCATCGAAGTAAGTTACAGGACATCTGTTACTGCCGTATATGTCCTCTCAAGTTTTGTGCTCATTGCTGTTAAATGTCAAGACTGAAATAGGAAGTAATGCAATTGATATAACTGATTAAAAAAATGAGTTCTTTGCATGGTTAGGCAGGCCTTGACATGGACGCCTTCCAAAATGATGACAAGTTGCTAACTGAAGAGGTGGCCAATTGATTCTGCCAGATAATGGCTAAGTTGAGAGGGTATATAGGATGTTGTCTAGACTGAATTAGCTTGCCAAATTATAGATAAGCATACAAACTTATATTATGCTGAACAGAAGTCACAAGAGTGCTGCTGCTGGGAATGTAGAATAGGCAACTGATGTATTATGAGATTGTAGGCCAAATGGCTAGCATGCAAAAGCAGTAAAGCACATGAAATACAAGACTGAAGGAAATAGTGCTAATAAGTAAAAAAGTTATGCTTTGCTAGCACTTTCAATGATTGCTTTCCGATCGATCTTACTATAATATAAGATCAAATGAACATAAGGGCAATGAAATAGGTCCGTTTTGTCTTGAAGGCAAAGGGCCTTGCTTTTCAAAGTTGAGTCACGTTCTCAATATCATCTGTCCAATACTGATTCTCAGTCATAAAAATGATATCACTAGTGCTTGCATTTATCTATTTATTTCCTAGGCAGGTCTTGGTGGAGCTAGGGATGCAACAAATGTTATTCGAAGTACTGAATTAGCAGCATCAGTCATAACAACAGTAGGGAGGGAACATCTGGCTGCATTGGGTGGCTCCCTGCAAAGCATAGCAATAGCAAAGTCTGGAATCATCAAACAAGGACGACCAGTATGTAATTCTCTTATCATTTTCCTTCTGTATGTCTACCAGTATCTTGTTGCTCCTGTTTATACCTTGAGCTTACAACCAACTTGAATGTGTTTAGCACTTTTTTTTTTACTTGTATTAAATGGTTGATATGACAGGCCCTGCTCCTGACACATGGTTCATTCCATTGCAGGAATCTTGTTCTCGTTTTTGTTCAGTAACATGAGAAAgatgttactccctccgttccaaattacaagtcgctttgacttttctgGTACATcaaatttgctatgtatctagacataatgtatgtctagatacatagcaaattcaatgtaccaaaaaaaaatcaaagcgacttataatttggaacggagggagtatcctTTTTCTTGaatcttaaaaaaaaaagatactttctccgttccaaattataagtcgctttgattttttttggtaTATTGAATTtgctatgtatatagacatacattatgtctagatacatagcaaatttgATGTACcagaaaagtcaaagcgacttgtaatttggaacggagggagtaacatcTTTCTCATGTTACTGAACAAAAACGAGAACAAGATTCCTGCAATGGAATGAACCATGTGTCAGGAGCAGGGCCTGTCATATCAACCATTTAATACAAGTAAAAAAAAAGTGCGatgtgaagggcgggcctggtgcaagcggtagagtcttaccgcctgtgaccggaaggtcccgggttcgagtcgcggtctcctcgcattgcacaggcgaggataaggcttgccactgacacccttccccagaccccgcacagagtgggagctctctgcactgggtacgtcctttttttctttctaaatGACATGTCCAGTGTATTATCCTTACATAAGATCTGCCACAGTATATGACAATTATGATTGGACATGCAGGTCCTTTCCTTATTCAGTTATTCTTGTTTATGTTTACCCAGAGGTCCCAGACTGCTTGATTCCTTGTTTCTTAAAGCAACATTTTAATATTGATTTGTCTGCTACATAATGTGTTACCTCAGATGTTGCATCATGTCTTGGGTCTTGTCACATTGCACTGTATGcaaggagcagcagtagtagaaacCCTCCCTCTTCCAATTTCCTCTAATTTAGCTTCCTCAAAATCCTTCTTATTCCACTAATCTTTCCTCCACTCAtatatgaatttcttaccataGCATACATGGTCCAAATGAGGACACTgtgattttaaaaaaaaattccaggTTAGTTTCAGACCTAGACAAGATGTAACCTGGATATCAAACATTTTTTGTCAGGTTGTGATTGGTGGACCATTTTCAGAAGATATTGAGCAAATTATTCGTGACAGGGCATTCTTGACACAATCTCCAGTGATATCTGCTTGTGATCCTGGCATCAAGAGCTTTACAAAATGCATAGATTGGGATAATGGTAAGCCGTATCAACGCTGTTACATCAACATAAAGATTTCAAATGATGTGCCCTTGGTGAGTTATATTGGGAACCTCACCTACTTCATCTGAAATTGATAGGTTCCCATCTGTTTTTCAAATCCTCTGACTGATCAGCGCAAACTATCCTTTTCAGTGCATTGAAATGCATGACATAAACCTCCAACTGCTGGGACATCATCAGCGTCAGAATGCTGTCACAGCTGCTTGCGCAGCTCTCTGTCTCCGTAGTCAAGGTAACAATACTCCTAAGCCAATTTGCTGTGACAGTCCGTCCATCCAGTTTCATTAAAGCGACATTTCTCCAGTGTTAATAGCATGTTAAATTTTGGTTCCTTGAGTCTTGATTATGAACGAGGCTGAACATTTGCTTTCTGTGTGGCTCTTGGTTCATTTGCCCTTGTTTTTATCACGCGCATTCACTGATCTATTTTTCCTCCTATGGTATGGCTTTGGTAAGTTAAGGATGGGATATCTCTGATGCTTCTATCCAAGCGGGCCTAGAGGAGACCCAACTTCCTGGGAGGAGCCAGTTTCTCACAGCAGAGGAAGCCTCGGTACTTGGGCTTGATGGTGCATCTACTGTACTAATAGATGGAGGTTAACCTTAACCTCTGCTATAACCTGCTCTTGACATCCCTCCCTTCTAGTGATTAGGAGCGTCAGTCGGTGATGCTTGGACTATGTTTTGCAGCCCATACTGAGGAATCTGCAAAGGCCTTATCAGGCGTGATAAAAACTGTCAGACCGGAAGGGCCTCTAGCGCTTGTTGTCGGAATGGCTAGTGACAAGGAGCATCTTGCGTTTGCTGAGCAGCTTCTGTCAGGTAGTAGTTCTGCTCATCTCTTGCTGAGCATTTGAAATCCAGGCAGGCGCATGAACGAAAGCAAGCTATTGCTGAAATTGATGCCACAATATTATTCCTGAAACTTGCTGCAGGTCAAACGCCTGACGTCGTGCTACTGACGGAGGCGAGCATCGCCGGAGGAACCTCCCGCGcgatgccagcctcttccctgaaAGACGTATGGATAGCCGCGGCACGGGATCGTGGCATCGAGCACGAGGACATCGGTGGCATCAGTGCCGGCGCTGAAACCCCAGAGCACATCGGTGGTGATCTGTTGGGCAGTCCGTCGTCGAGTTCCGGAAGAAAACCCATGGTGATAGGGTTCCAAGACGAGGGGGCGCCGTTCTCCTCGAACCTGATCATTGCTGCCTCCCAGCTCCTGGAGAGCAGAGGCAGGGCTCCTCCAGGCCTCATCTGCGTGACCGGCTCCCTGCATCTCGTCGGGGCCGTACTGCAACAGCTGGGACGGCATTAGGAACcaaccatttcatcttagatTCCACGATCATTCGTGTGGTGTGCATTGCATCTTTGGCTGGTCACCTGCATGTGACACTGACACGCGTGGACGGCTGGCAAGCAAGGCATCTGTGGTGTAGTGGATCACGTCCTGTGTTACTGCCGCTCGTTCGTCTGTGTTACGGGCCCGATTAGCTTTGCTTGTGCTGGCAGCCTCGGCCTGGCACATAAAAAACCTTGGGCTTGGACTAGGGCCCAGGGGATTCTCAAGCAACCGATCCGGCCTAAAGACGAGCAACGGTAAAAAGTTCCAAAACCAAATGGCCCCGCTCCTCCAAAACCAAATGGAGGCCGAAACGGCAAAATTCCCCCGCTAGTCTTTGTTCCTCTGTACGGCGccgtgccgtcgtcgtcgtcttcatcccATCTCCGGCCGCCACGGGGCTCCTCCGGCGGCGCCAAGCTCTCCTCGGCAGCAGGGAGCTCTCCCCTTCCCCTCCGACCACCCCACCACTCTCTCCTCCGCGAAGCTACGAGGTCTCCCCCAGCTCCCCCTCCTCCCTCGTCCGTCGGCCGTCGCCATATCCGTCCTACGCCACCGTGCATCTCTCCAGCACCACCAAGCTCCCCTGTTTGGCGCCGTGCAGTCCTCGGCTGCATCCCATCCATATTccccgctcgccgccgccgccggtgaacTGTGCTGCATCTGCAACCGACCAAGGCTCTCCGCCACCGCCCGATCGAGGAAATAATAACGCCGGCCCCTGATCCATCCGTGTCCCACTCCGATTCAAGGTACTAAATCTGCTTCAGATGTGAGATGGTTTATTATTCCCTCGAATGATTTGATCCGTCGATGGCGATTAGATGTGCAAATAGTTGTAGCCGTTGGTCCTTTTCGATTCGGTTCAGATTTCACTCTGCCCCGTTTTTTTACTTGCTTCCTGGGGATTGAAGGGGAAACCTAATCCCCACGTGGAAATTAGTTAGAGGATACCCAATAATCCTTCCCAATACATGATTTTCAAAAAGAATGAAAAAAAATCATCTCAAATGACTCTTAAACTCATCTCCCAGTCTTTCGACACTTAGGAAAAAAAACCCCTTACACGTAAAGATGCGCAAACTCCAGGTCGTGCGTATCTTCTCCCACGGCTATCCAAACGCCGTATCCTTTGATCAATCTAGTGTTGGAAGGGCGAAAAAAAATAAAGAGTAAAAAAAAAGTTACTGATGAAaatatacaagagagaaagaatatataaaaataCTTAGAATAATTTAGATATAATATATGAtttctgatgtaaaattgtctcaTATATTTTAGGAGTGAGTTATTGGAAACCATTGAAGATCTTATTTATTCCTCCTCATACTTTTGGACGAGTTGAAAAACTTCATAATTTTAGGAAGAAATTCTCAGTAACTCTCAGAAATGCTCTTACTCGGTGAAAATGAGAGGATGATCGTCCTACTCCCGTTGTTAAAAGTTTCAGTAGGAATTAGCTTCCCTAGCAGCAGtatactttttttttctcgaatatgcTACGACCAGCTGGACTAACTCCCATTGTAGTAGCAGTATACTATGTTTTATTCTGGATGCATCAGATAATTTTCTCACCCTCTACGCTCATTTTTTTTGGGTTTTGCAGCTAAGCGGGACAATGCAGCTCAGGTCCGGGCGTCGCTTAGTGTACCCACCGCCGAAGCCGCAAGGAggtggccaccgccgccgcaggtCCCAGCACAGCTCAGAGGACAGGATCAGCGGCCTCCCTGAGGACCTGCTCCTCGAGGTTCTCGCCCGTCTCAGGTTTCCTGCTGGAGC
Proteins encoded in this region:
- the LOC136505504 gene encoding dihydrofolate synthetase-like isoform X1 encodes the protein MLGHRFPGALRPPRGLLLLLRRGIIARRGLSVMAGGEAAEGSLGGFFEYMERLRNYERSGVPRGAGTDSDDGFDLGRMRRLLRRLGDPHTHFPAMHIAGTKGKGSTAAFLSNIMRAQGYNVGCYSSPHLLTIRERISVGNDGGPVPVRLLSDLFDEAKEAIDEAIESENGSLTHFEVFTALSFLLFSQENVDIAIIEAGLGGARDATNVIRSTELAASVITTVGREHLAALGGSLQSIAIAKSGIIKQGRPVVIGGPFSEDIEQIIRDRAFLTQSPVISACDPGIKSFTKCIDWDNGKPYQRCYINIKISNDVPLCIEMHDINLQLLGHHQRQNAVTAACAALCLRSQGWDISDASIQAGLEETQLPGRSQFLTAEEASVLGLDGASTVLIDGAHTEESAKALSGVIKTVRPEGPLALVVGMASDKEHLAFAEQLLSGQTPDVVLLTEASIAGGTSRAMPASSLKDVWIAAARDRGIEHEDIGGISAGAETPEHIGGDLLGSPSSSSGRKPMVIGFQDEGAPFSSNLIIAASQLLESRGRAPPGLICVTGSLHLVGAVLQQLGRH